From a single Phalacrocorax carbo chromosome 10, bPhaCar2.1, whole genome shotgun sequence genomic region:
- the PDAP1 gene encoding 28 kDa heat- and acid-stable phosphoprotein produces MPKGGRKGGHKGRARQYTSPEEIDAQLQAEKQKAREEEEQEEGGEGATGDPKKEKKSLDSDESDEDDEDYQQKRKGVEGLIDIENPNRVIQTTKKVTQLDLDGPKELSRREREEIEKQKAKERYMKMHLAGKTEQAKADLARLAIIRKQREEAARKKEEERKAKDEAAMAGKRLQSLSLNK; encoded by the exons ATGCCGAAAGGAG GTAGAAAAGGAGGCCACAAAGGCCGAGCAAGACAGTACACAAGTCCTGAAGAGATCGATGCCCAGCtccaagcagaaaagcagaaggcaaGG GAAGAAGAGGAGCAAGAAGAGGGAGGCGAAGGAGCAACTGGGGACCCCAAAAAGGAGAAGAAGTCTTTAGATTCAGATGAGAGCGATGAAGATGATGAGGATTATCAG CAAAAGCGCAAAGGAGTGGAAGGGTTGATAGACATAGAGAATCCCAATCGTGTAATTCAGACAACCAAAAAGGTGACTCAGCTGGACCTCGATGGACCTAAGGAACTGTCCCGACGAGAGAG AGAGGAAATagagaaacaaaaggcaaaagaaagataCATGAAAATGCACCTAGCTGGCAAGACAGAGCAAGCGAAGGCAGACCTTGCCCGACTAGCCATCATTCGGAAGCAAAGGGAAGAAGCtgccagaaagaaagaagaagaaagaaaag CAAAAGACGAAGCGGCCATGGCAGGTAAAAGACTGCAGTCACTATCCCTTAACAAGTAA